TTTATGTGATATATTCGTATCAAATGGATGTTCAGATGCGAATTTCTCCGATGATGCTCcggcgatgtatatatttgactTTGGGAACGGATTGGAAAAGTGGGTTAATTGTTTCAATTATTTGATGACACAAAAAATTATTTCGGTCAATGGATCTTGATGTCTTACATAATAATTACTCCCTCCatcttattttatgttattttacttcatgtaaaatttaaaaaataaaccaaaaatttaaaatttaaaataatcattaattATTTGTATAGATAAAAATCATCCAATGATGAAGAATTTTagagttaaaatattttttattataaacaATAACATTTTTAAGATAGACTAAAAAGAATGTCCAGTGCACTAAAAAGAATAtgtgtgtcacataaattaaataaaagagagtacatattttttttaatttctagaGAAACCCGTAATTGCTACCTGATGCCCATTAGATAATCCCTTATTTTAAACTCACTCATGTACAAATAGCTCGAGAATCATAAACCTAACTCATATACAATAGCTCAcaaattactttttaaattaacaatataaaacAAGGTGTTTGGGGTCATTTAGTAGCTAATTAAAGTTATGTACGTATGAATAATGTAGAAATTAAGTATGAAAAAGTTTATGTATTATTTCATACATGTATTAATTTTAGAGATattagttattcatgtattaattatttcattttctatcacgtataaataaaacataaatttcctcataatttatacatatattaattatatgaatttttgAATTGTCAGTCAATCaccatattaattttatatataaataatttattttctaattaattaccaaacataatattaattatataaaatttaatacaaATACAACTCTGGTAGAAATCAGCTACCACATAACCCCTACAAATGTGTTGATAGTGATTGAAATTGTTTTTTCACATTAGGCTACATGAAAAAGGGGCAGTAAGAGCACGAAATCGAACCGTCAGCTACAAATACGgataatcaatcaatcaacggAGCTCGTAAATAAAAATTCTAGTAAGAttccaaaatatgaattttggaaaagattgaaattttcaatataatgcTTAaaccaaatttttattttaacttcATAAGTACTACTATCATTCAAAAGAGCTAAGAAATAAAAAGCATATGCTTCCAGTTTCGTGGGATTCTGAAATACAAACTTACCCTAATTCCAAAATGGAGCATCCATTTTAGCCTACTTTCATCCTAAATCCACTTCTACCATAACTCCTGACCCCAAATTTACAGTCAATTTCAGTTAACTATTCAAGACGAAGTGATAAGCTGCTTCAAATCGAACTCACCAGTGCCGTTTTCTCCAGAATCCACACAATCAAATCCACATCCACACTGTGGCGACTCATAGAAGTTATCAATTGCAAAATCGGCAGAAGCAATACCGACGGAGAAATCGAGTTCGTTACCGTCACGAGTAACTTCCACAATATTGATCCAAAACAAAAGCAGTTTCACCTGTACGCCTTTCAAGTTCGAAAGCCTATCCTTGGAAATTTTACCAGTAACCTTACTCATATATTTGAGACTATAGCCGCTTATGCTGAAAGTGCATGATTTGTTGAAGTAAACGGCGAACTTGCCCGTGGTTTTGTCGAGTTCGTACCTTGTCACACCCGTCGGGAGAATCCCTACCGGAAAATCGTATCCCTGTAGAATCTCGTACACCGTCGGGGACTGGGAATCCTCGCCGCCGATTGCCGGAGAAGCTGCAGAGAGGAGGAGGAAGACGTATAATGGAAGAGCTACAGAAGGCATGTCTTGTAATTAGTTAGCGAACCAAATTAACTTAAAATTGAGATGTTACTCTTATTTATTGAGGGGCTTGAGTGGCTATATGCACTATGGTGTGAAAAACGTTGGTTAAATTTGAAGAAACTATCAGGGGTCGATTCGTtggaaataaattattttaaaattaattatttgagaataaattatttattatatataagaatatgCGAATAATTTATACTATCAATAAAATATCAATGATAGAGATAAATAATTTTAGAATTGTGATAAAATAGTCCTGCATTTTATCCCTGAGATTATTACACCTATACCTCATACCAAACAACTTTTAAAGATTAAGAGCTTGTTTGGTTCGAAATAAGATATCGAAATAATTAAATTCAGAATTAGTTATTTGACTGTTATTTTGTTTTAAtgtgagataaaaataatattataattttgagataattaattttaatgtaatttatttcataattatatcacaatcaaatatgagataattttattttaaaattaattttaaaattaattatttcttgtCCCTCCTACCAAACATACCTTAAGAGTAAAATTTTACGagataacttttttttttagttagcttatctttgatcataaattttgaaagaCATACTACAACAAGAGTGGTGTGCACACAATTTTATCCCTATTTCGTGTAAATATTATTGCAGCTAACATTGAGAAGTTCATTACGTTGATTTCACGtgcaataatataattttttattttcttataacgTCATGTTAAAGTGTTCTTAGTTTAgttgtaataatatttttacttaaGTCTGAACAGAATTAAGTGTTCTTCTTCTCACCTTATCTCCCATGAAGTTATTTctactaaatatataaaaagatgATCGAACATCCTATACATAAATATTGGATATAGTAGTTCCTAGCTATGTAATTATGCATTAGTTAATTGAAATttaattagttagttagttgATTAGTTCCAATTGGTAGTTAGTTTATTACAAGTTGGTTAGTGATAATGACAGCTGGAGATGCCAACTTCCACAATAGATCGGTTGTTGTAGATATAGATGAGATATTTCTCATTCTCAGCTAAGCTCAATGAATGAGATTAGAAAGTTTCCAAATTCTATTATCTTTAATTCTCTTACTGTTTTCAACATGGTATCAGAACACTGAATCTGTCCGATTCAAATTCACAGTTCATTTGATTCTAAGTTCATAGAAGACTCTACCATTGACAGAACTTGAGGAAATATGGATCAACCATCAGGAACAAGTGCtgcaattggaatttcaacTGAAACCATTGATGCGATCGAGAAAGATCGCAATCATCTCTTGTATCTACATCCATTGGACACTTCGGGTAGTGTATTAACTTCAGCTCAGCTCACAAAAACTAAAAACTACTCGTTATTGAGCAGATTCATGATGATCAATCTATGTGCAAAAAGCAAGTTAGAATTTGTTCTTGGAACATGTCACAAATCAGATTATCAACCTGCATTGGAGGAGTAATGGAAAAAGTGTAATGCATTTGTCCTTGCTTGGATCATGAATACTGTATCCAAAAAGCTACTGAGTGGCATTGTATATGCATCAGATACAGTATTGGTCTGGGGAGATCTGAATGAGCGATTTAATAAAATTGATGCATCTAGGAGTTATCAACTTCATCATGAAATTTGTACACTTCATCAAGGTAATTTGACAATGTCGGGGTATTTCACTAAGCTACGCCTtttatgggatgaatttgatgCATTAGTACCACCACCTGCTTATAATTGTGACAAATCTAGAAGTTATGTTGATCACCTAAACTTTCTGCGTTTATTTCTTTTCTAATGGGACTGAATGAAGTATATAGTCATGCACGCAGCCAAATTCTTATGATGAACCCTCTACCAAGTGTAAGTAAGACATATGCCATGATAACTTCCGATGAAAGCTAGCGTCTGACTGCTGGATCTAGAATTAGTGGAGATATTCATAAATCAATGACTTTGTATGCTGGAAGAAGTAATCACTACATGGAGAAGGTACCTAGTTCAATCATGAAGTTTTGCAGAGCAAAAGGCCTTATGACAATACAAGAAGTAATTCATATGATTCAATGGCATTATATTGTGGCAGAGGTGGATATACAAGTGCAGGAAATGGTAACTACAACAAATCAAAACAGAAGAAAAACTGACATTTAGTTTGTGACTATAGCAAGTTGCATGGTCACACTAAAgataaagggcagcccggttgttataccccgcactctTGGTACATGAGAACATTTATTAGCTTCTCTAAAGTcatcatgtgatccatgttctccatgatgttatcaaataactctaaggaaaagaTGATGTAACGCCCCATATTTTGCATTGGCTAGTTCTATGTGGGTAGTGATGATttaaaataggtttggaaggatttgaaaggagttgaaagccaagtagtgagtcatgATAAttgacctacttgcgtaagcttcCGATTTGGATGTCGTACATAAtcaaactacttgagtacatgtcgagcttaagtagcaaggattacataggttgttaaagtaagacaagattatgaacctacgaaaaagagtaagtaggtgatgcacctacttagaaagtGAGCCCCACCAAGCCACGTGGTAGCAACTGGTTAGAGCATGGAGGGGATGGACAAATAGGAGCTGAACATGTGTCATCCTAGGGGATGGACATGTGTAGGGActagacacgtgtcatccttagagGCTGACATGTCTCACCTTCAAAAGTGGTGTATATAAGTCAAGTTATGACTAATACTTGTCCataattcatcattttcttaaacataatgtaacaacccctaaaatgttgtatgtcagtatttcaattcttgatgaaaatgatacagcttctgtattttgggcataacttttcataggatagtccaaattaggtgaaccaaatttctaaataaccataacatcattacctacaacttttgtgaagaccatatgttaagtttcagaggttaagtaggtcaaataaattaaatattgtaAGATAGtgtgttgtgacgaaatggagtatttgtagaagaaaattcatatctcactgtaggatactccaaattattttattcttaaacgacatgaaactagacttctatatctacaattcttatgaagacaccaaatcctaataaggaatttatcttattcaaacgcagcttcgaaaaagagtattctgtcaaagataactcatttcacctaccatggaaagatctagatacatttgacatcactcatgacatcaatagtcctccatttgacatcacccatgatatcaatatatttcattaaattttcagatttttctttataattattttatttattgttaggttcctctttcccacctataaatacccatcttatttcctcattttattcatcaagtcttTTTAAGCAACCCttctctatatatatttatttactcattctcaaatatagttttaattttagtattataaaaatactactccgatgattcttatactccgggtagtacataaaatgctccggcgagaagaaaaggctaagggtccaagagtgttccaattcggagtaaagcttcgaatttaaggtatgtaagacttttatagtattggattgagttcgtccatgcgcccaatatttaaattatttataattgagttataattgagttttatccaaatcttgaattctaaatgaattaattcttcttctattgagttagatatatttatgcattgatattattattattattatctttcatattattggaattattgttcatggctacttttccatgaatcctaattgatttgatgttcatgaatatttttacacatgttttgaataaagatgttggattttaatatttttattgataaaaagagtgatatgaattaatactatatatgtattttattgagttttgaaagagcaaaagagttgagtttaaatgaatttgagtaaatgatgttttgagcaagatattttgatgaggtgtaaatgatgtttttgaagtataatgattgatgaggaggtaatgagatgaatttgatgatttaaattaaagttcaatgagactagatgatgagattaatatgagcacatattttgggagtagtattgagcaccgagttgggtaagagtttaattgactcaaaccccagaactacatagccagcgtaggatggaggctatgcctcttaagtcccaaaaaaaggactttgatgagtggatccaagatggtgatgtcctttaccctgaaaaggtattggatgaatgtggcaacgacatcgcttcgttgtatcattgctagctcataagtgatggttgtcggttagagaaactcccacctgagtaagcatttcttattattattttaaatttgcattacatattaatgttgagataatgttgagttctgagctgagttttcctgagaagaatttcttgatatatgtccttaccttcctgccattttacatactcgtacattctacgtactgacgtcattcgacctgcatcattttataatgcagatataagtgttagagatcctcaacaggcgcatcattgaagatcattatttttcagctatttggtgagtccttctagtattcggaggaactctctacccttttattatttttgaatactatgtttcttttaaggtagccatggacatgtcattggcaccatctaagagtattagaggcttcatagacagagtttgatgatgtaatcagaATAGTTCTCCTTaaaaactacttcttctaagaattatctattttttctttgatgttgatgatgacaagcccacattagtattcttaagtcttccactgatgaacaaatgagtaatgagactaAGTGATTCTCTtagaagccagagatggtttctgagtgccgacaCGCTTAGGGTACCctttcggggcgtgacaaacttggtatcagagcacagagtttaagagtcctagggtgtctatgaagtcgtgtctagtagagtcttgcttatgagtgtgtagtgcaccacacttataattaggaggctataagacattagaaattgtctcacttttttcatatctgagttcgtgcgatagagtttaactctataacaacttcttttctaattcgtgtgtttaCACGTTTCAAACATGCCTCTTAAACGTTTATCTAGTCAGAGaaacgctgccagcactgaggttccacagtcagtgatgcctccacggagaattAAGGGCcaacctgcaaggtctactaaggtaccccaagtacctactgtttaGACCACTCTTACTTCTGTGCTCACCCAATTGGTGGGCTACCTgaaatagtagccaaagttcaccaactcctagctctagttatcaagagtcgtttgctgccacgaggattagagattttctgagaatgaatccgccggtcttcACAGGTTCCAAGGTTAATgaggacccccaaaatttcattgataagatgtggaagatactaaaagtgatgcatgctacagagatcgagggggttgagttggtgtcttatcagctcaaggatgtggcaaatgtctggtataaccagtggaaagaaagtagaggtgaggatgcagagccttctctttgggatgagtttgaaagagcatttattgataacttctttccctaagagctacgtgaagaaaaaattgaggagtttgtgaacctcaagcaggagAGTATGAAAGAGTatattttgaagtttattcagttgtccaaatatgccccagaaatgattcctcatatgagggccaagatgaggaagtttgtctctggcctaggcaaatatgtaaagaaagaatgtaaggcaatgctaatgatttctgacatggatttttctagattgatggtgtatgctcagcaggttgaagAGGACAAGAAAAGGGACCGAGAGGAGCACccaagcaagaaggctaagtctgctagGCATGAGAACGAGCAGAAGCAAGAAAAGagtaacaagtccttctttcagaagaggtcttccaatcatgcaccttccccaacaaatacttttacacttaataccaggtatgatcagagatctttaagtcaccaaaactttcgagcTCAGGGTTCTCGGTCCCAagtaagtgtggctcaaggttctagagaaAAACCACCAtatgctagatgtgggaggctctatttgggaga
This DNA window, taken from Solanum dulcamara chromosome 3, daSolDulc1.2, whole genome shotgun sequence, encodes the following:
- the LOC129881790 gene encoding uncharacterized protein At5g01610-like; the encoded protein is MPSVALPLYVFLLLSAASPAIGGEDSQSPTVYEILQGYDFPVGILPTGVTRYELDKTTGKFAVYFNKSCTFSISGYSLKYMSKVTGKISKDRLSNLKGVQVKLLLFWINIVEVTRDGNELDFSVGIASADFAIDNFYESPQCGCGFDCVDSGENGTGEFDLKQLITSS